In Vicia villosa cultivar HV-30 ecotype Madison, WI unplaced genomic scaffold, Vvil1.0 ctg.000600F_1_1, whole genome shotgun sequence, a single window of DNA contains:
- the LOC131629713 gene encoding uncharacterized protein LOC131629713 yields MTCFCFLVDQRIIVRRSKPVAGTCSRCCKGASVADMITQTRFCYVPFYCSSWKAIVCTFCGAILKSYR; encoded by the coding sequence ATGACTTGTTTCTGCTTCCTAGTTGATCAGAGAATAATTGTTCGACGGAGCAAGCCGGTGGCAGGAACCTGTTCTCGGTGTTGCAAAGGTGCAAGTGTGGCTGATATGATTACACAAACAAGATTTTGCTATGTTCCTTTCTACTGTAGTTCTTGGAAAGCTATTGTATGTACTTTTTGTGGAGCTATTCTCAAATCTTACAGATAA